TCGGAATGAGCATCAAACTGAATGACACTCAGCGGGCCGAATTTCGCGGCATAGGCCTTGAGGATCGGCAGAGTAATGAAGTGATCCCCGCCCAGAGTCACCGTCCCGACATCCGCCGCCAAAATCCCCGCGATATGCGCTTCAATCGCGGCAGGCGTGCCTGCAACATTGGCATAATCAAACGCCAGATCGCCGTAATCCGCGATCGCGAAATCACCCAACGGGTCAAAACCCCAGCCATAAGGCGGATCATAGGGTTGCAACGTGCTAGCCTCGCGAATGGCGCGCGGGCCAAAGCGGGTTCCAGGGCGGTTCGTGACTGCCTGATCAAAGGGAACGCCCGTCACTGCTAGGTCTACACCCTTCAAATCTTTGGTATATTTACGACGCAGGAAGGACGTGGCCCCGCCAAAGGTGTTCTCGAACGCGCAACCCTTTAGGTCGTCACGTGTGAACGCCAGATCAATTTGGCCTTTCGCATCTTCCAGCGCCATTAC
This Octadecabacter temperatus DNA region includes the following protein-coding sequences:
- the speB gene encoding agmatinase; its protein translation is MALEDAKGQIDLAFTRDDLKGCAFENTFGGATSFLRRKYTKDLKGVDLAVTGVPFDQAVTNRPGTRFGPRAIREASTLQPYDPPYGWGFDPLGDFAIADYGDLAFDYANVAGTPAAIEAHIAGILAADVGTVTLGGDHFITLPILKAYAAKFGPLSVIQFDAHSDLWADDDMDRVDHGTFMYKAVKLGLVDPKRSVQIGIRTECDDYLGMDYIDARTVHEKGVAWAVTRAKEIVGDAPTYVTFDIDALDPAFAPGTGTPVWGGLANWQAAAMLRDLAGINMVGGDVVEVSPPYDATGITAVAGAHVAFELCCLHLWNKR